AAGACCGCGATCAAGACGGCCAGCGCGATAATTTCAAACCGGAAGAGCAGATTGCCGCGGTCGTATCCGTCATTGCGCACGTCAATCCCGACGTGCTGGCCGTCCAAGAGGTGGGGGATGCGGACTCCTTCGACATCTTGCGACGCCGCCTGTCAGACGCCGGCTTGGTGTATCCGCACACGGATTATTTCATTCTTCCCCATGCCACAATAGGCCTCGGCTTGCTGTCCCGCTTTCCAATTGTCCGGCGGATGCATATCACCAACGAAACCTATACCGTCGGCGGCGAGACACTGCCGGTTCAGCGCGGTTTTCTGGTCGTCGATCTCCAGGCAAATCCTCAGTATACATTCCGGCTCATCAATGCACATCTCAAGTCGAAGCGCTTTCACCCCGCAGGACAGTCCGAAATGAGACGGAATGAAGCCCGACTGCTCAACAAGCACGTGCGCCGCATGCTGGACCGGAACCGCAATCTGAACCTCGTCGTCGTAGGCGATCTGAATGACGGCGTTCAATCATCCACCTTGCGCGAGGTGATCGGCAGCCCGCCGTATCTGAGCGACACACGACCCGCT
This Kiritimatiellia bacterium DNA region includes the following protein-coding sequences:
- a CDS encoding endonuclease/exonuclease/phosphatase family protein, with translation MNGATVRSPRAGRWFICALLVVLVGGVDGVWAGPAGSVGEFKLMTYNLMRFSYEDRDQDGQRDNFKPEEQIAAVVSVIAHVNPDVLAVQEVGDADSFDILRRRLSDAGLVYPHTDYFILPHATIGLGLLSRFPIVRRMHITNETYTVGGETLPVQRGFLVVDLQANPQYTFRLINAHLKSKRFHPAGQSEMRRNEARLLNKHVRRMLDRNRNLNLVVVGDLNDGVQSSTLREVIGSPPYLSDTRPADALGDVWTHFWEFQETYSRIDYILVSAAMRPEWVAEKSYLPRVPGMLVGSDHRPVVAVFKAADQMPDGPESDNNAADRRGSGREQ